ATTTGCCGGGCGGAGCATGTGCGAGGCCGGCGCCGCAGCGAGAGCCCACCACCAGCGAGCCGCGCAGGACGCACCACCATGCGCATAAGGCAACTGCCGCGTGCCAACAGCTGTCGACACGCGTCGCTGCCACGCGCACATCCTACGTACGAGCTTGGATACTAGACTCACGAGTCCGACACCTACAAGCGCTCGCAGTAGGTGGAGGCGCACGAAGGGCGTGACAACCTCCATGTCGGGAGTTAACTCCCGTGGCACTTGTGTCTTGGAGCGATGCATCCCACGTCCGATAAGTCGAGCGCGGTAATACTTCGTTCCTGACGGTGAGGCGTGAAACTCCGTAGCGCACACAGGCAGAGACGGAGGCACGTCCTCGCAGAGAGACACTATACCATTCAGACTTGCGCCCGACAGGTTTGCAGCCTCTGCAGGAGACATACGCAGCATGGCTGATGCATTACGAAATGTCCTTACGGGAAAGCGGCGCCCGCCACACCCCGGCCGGAGCCGGGGCGCAGCAAGCGCCGCTAACGCAAAAGCGGCGCCCGCCGCACCCCGGCCAAGGCCAAGAGCACGGCAAGCGCCGCCAACGCGAAAGCGGCGCCCACCGCACCCCGGCCGGAGCCAAGAGCGCAGCAGACGCCGCCAACGCAAAAGCGGCGCCCGCCGCACCCCGGCCGGAGCCAAGAGCACAGCAAGCGCCGCCACAGCCAAAGCGGCGCCCGCCGCGCCCCGGCCGGAGCCAGAGCACAGCAAGCGCCGCCAACGCAACAGCGGCACCCGCCACACCCCGGCCAAGGCCAAGAGCACAGCAGGCGCCGCCAAAGCAAAAGCGGCGCCCACCGCACCCCGGCCGGAGCCAAGAGCACAGCAAGCGCCGCCAACGCAAAAGCGGCGCCCGCCGCACCCCGGCCGGAGCCGGAGCACAGCAAGCGCCGCAGAAGCGAGCAAGTGCCATTCGCCAGTGAGCAAGGATACTAGACACAAGTGTCCGACACCTTAGCGCCCACGGCGAGCGGAGTGCGAGACTCGGCTTGGAGAGGCCGGTTGCCCAGTCCCTCTGCGTCTTCGCCTGCACCCCGCACGGGAGTCGCCCTTCTCTCATTGGTTTCACCGGTTGCCCGGCTACTCACATCTTACACCACGGGAAGGTTGAGAGATCGGACATTTAGCCGCCCGTCTTCTACCAGTATTGGTGGACTCCACCACTGGTTAGACAGCATAACGGCCTTCgtaagatagtagatagggacaatttttttttttttttttttttttttttttttttttttttttttttttttacaatttattctacattatatgGTCCATCCCTAAAACATATATGGACCTTACAATCTCTAATACTTTATTATTTCTTATACTACGTTACAATGGTTAGTCTATCTCGTATTTTCTacaacattgttaacaatttgtaattattattatctattctaCCAATTTTTCATACATTAATTGCAACTTTCTACATTCAATtctaaagtttttattaattttattttacaattttcggccttcttagccctactggctattccagtaggttaccatccctagggacgtggacccgggccgctactatctactaaccactgcttttttctgttttccattacccttcaccagtttcccaccaccttATCTAATCTACGTATAGCGCTCCTACTACTATTCTACTACATATTTGAGCGCTATTTTCTTATGCTACTCTACTGTCTATCTGTTGGCTAGACTGGAGTGGAGGAACCTTCTTCTCGGTGGGACGATCCAGCTCGCAGTGTCCGGCCTGACCTGAGGTGGCCAGTACGGTCCAACCTGGAAGGCGGCCGGTCCAGCGCGACGGCGGCCCCACCAGTCTTCTTCCATCGCTCCGGTCTCCTTCCCGAGGAAGGGGAGGGAGCGTccaactctcttcctctcctcctgctccatcttcttttcTGTCCGGTAGGCACCAGGGGCTGGTAGACCATCTCCCCTAGTGCTAGTCTTAGTCGAGCTATTCTTACAattagttgttatatgtttgtaatGCTACATCTGATATTCTTGTTGTTAATTTatctaatattttaactttttcttcatcCCATATTATTTCCTGTATGTTATTGGTATTTAGTCTATTTCTTTCCTCTTGAATTTCTCTAGTGAGAGTGGTGCACTCGAATACTAAATGTTCTGGGGTGCCCACCTGGACCCCACATTCACACTCTTCTGACTCCTTTCTCCCTATCCTGTGTAAATACacagggtagggtccatgtcctgtgaggaaatgtataagacctttactaggctggaaatttttgtactttagtctttcttttatatttggaaatattctgtaaacccttcttgctgtttgagaattttcccattgttgttgccatatatttgttatttcttcttttatttcctttttacttcCCAGGTGTTTCCCCatgatttccctgattttgtcaAAATTTCCCCTTTTTAACCAATAGTTGGCTGCTTTTTGTCTTATTAATAGGTCTAATGGGCAGAGGCCCATTATAACTAGTAATCCATCTGTTGGTGTTGTGCCAAATGCCCCTATTGATCTTAGTAGTATGTTTCTTTGAATTCTCCTCACAGCCATGGAAGGCTTCAGAAGGCGCAACCTGTGGGCCCACAAACTTGATCCATATCCCATTATTGACACTAGCAGGCTGCCGTGGTATAGTTTGATGACATTTGGCGGTAAGTGAAATCTTTGCTGCCCGATCCTTATTAGTTTATGCATTATCGCTAGTGTCTTTCCTCCTGTTTGTTCAATATGGGTCCTAAAATTCCATCCTTGATCCAGGTAGACACCcagatatttacttacattttttcttaCTACAATTGCGTTGTCGATCCTGATTGACGGATCTCTTGCCATTTTCCCTTTCAGGAGCATATAGTTCGATTTTTGAGGCGCAATTGCCATTTTAGAATTCCTACACCAGGCACTCAGGATATCCATTATGTTTCTACTTCGCCCTTCTAGTTGTAGTCGGCTATTACCATGT
The DNA window shown above is from Schistocerca serialis cubense isolate TAMUIC-IGC-003099 unplaced genomic scaffold, iqSchSeri2.2 HiC_scaffold_962, whole genome shotgun sequence and carries:
- the LOC126453795 gene encoding atherin-like; protein product: MSLRESGARHTPAGAGAQQAPLTQKRRPPHPGQGQEHGKRRQRESGAHRTPAGAKSAADAANAKAAPAAPRPEPRAQQAPPQPKRRPPRPGRSQSTASAANATAAPATPRPRPRAQQAPPKQKRRPPHPGRSQEHSKRRQRKSGARRTPAGAGAQQAPQKRASAIRQ